A stretch of candidate division KSB1 bacterium DNA encodes these proteins:
- the thiE gene encoding thiamine phosphate synthase has protein sequence MHSGRAAIDFSLYGIIDCGWLRGREIAAVVEAAIAGGVTVVQYRDKVSSGRLFYENALAAQRVCAAHGVPFLVNDRLDIAMAVYADGVHVGQEDLPVAVVRRVAGPEMLIGASAGTVAEALAAEAEGADYVGVGAIFPTATKPDADLSSLQRLREICQRVRCPVVAIGGITAQRVAEVMAAGAHGVAVISALMDGDVQANARLLRESIRRCKEVDRR, from the coding sequence ATGCACAGCGGGCGGGCCGCCATCGACTTTTCCCTGTACGGCATCATCGACTGTGGCTGGCTGCGTGGCCGCGAGATAGCCGCAGTGGTTGAGGCAGCCATCGCCGGCGGGGTTACCGTGGTGCAGTACCGGGACAAGGTGTCCTCGGGGCGGCTCTTTTATGAGAATGCCCTGGCGGCGCAGCGGGTCTGTGCGGCGCATGGTGTGCCGTTTCTCGTCAACGACCGACTGGACATAGCCATGGCGGTGTATGCCGACGGGGTGCACGTGGGGCAGGAAGACCTGCCGGTGGCGGTGGTGCGTCGCGTGGCCGGCCCGGAAATGCTCATCGGCGCCTCTGCCGGTACGGTGGCGGAGGCATTGGCGGCAGAGGCAGAAGGGGCTGACTACGTGGGCGTGGGAGCCATCTTTCCCACGGCGACCAAGCCCGATGCTGACCTCTCCTCGCTGCAGCGGTTGCGGGAAATCTGTCAGCGGGTGCGGTGCCCGGTGGTGGCCATCGGTGGCATTACCGCACAGCGCGTGGCGGAGGTCATGGCGGCGGGCGCGCACGGGGTGGCGGTCATCTCGGCGCTCATGGACGGCGATGTGCAGGCCAACGCCCGCCTGCTCAGGGAGAGCATCAGGCGCTGCAAGGAGGTGGATCGGCGGTGA
- a CDS encoding 1-deoxy-D-xylulose-5-phosphate reductoisomerase has product MARKRLAILGSTGSIGRSCLQVVDGLGDEFVVAYLATLDDADIVAEQAVKYHAQAVAIASGRCPEQVRQQLQQHGVEVWLGPEATMRVAAAPDYDLLVNAVLGAAGLLPTLAAIDQGKSVALANKETLVAGGVIVMRRAAERRVPIIPIDSEHSALLQCLMGEDRSAVRRLILTASGGPFLDLDPALFSQVTVEQALAHPNWRMGPKITIDSATLMNKGLEVIEAHWLFAMPVAKVDVVIHPQSIVHSLVEFVDGSVKAQLGAPDMHLPIQFALTYPERRPGSWPRLDLTRHQRLEFRPPDLQRFPCLSLAYQAARTGGTLPAVMNAANEVAVAMFLGRKITFDRIPQLIEQTMAAHTTIAEPSVEDILASDAWARAYVESLCHR; this is encoded by the coding sequence ATGGCCCGGAAGCGACTGGCCATTCTCGGCTCCACAGGCTCCATCGGCCGCAGTTGTTTGCAGGTGGTGGATGGCTTGGGGGACGAGTTTGTGGTGGCCTACTTGGCCACCCTCGATGACGCCGACATCGTGGCCGAGCAGGCCGTGAAGTACCACGCGCAGGCAGTGGCCATTGCCAGTGGGCGCTGCCCGGAGCAGGTGCGGCAGCAACTGCAGCAGCACGGCGTGGAGGTTTGGTTGGGGCCGGAAGCGACCATGCGGGTGGCAGCGGCTCCGGACTATGACCTGCTGGTGAACGCCGTGCTGGGGGCGGCAGGACTGCTGCCGACCTTGGCCGCCATCGACCAGGGCAAGAGCGTCGCGCTGGCCAACAAGGAGACCTTGGTGGCCGGGGGGGTGATCGTCATGCGGCGGGCTGCCGAGCGCCGGGTGCCCATCATCCCCATCGACAGCGAGCACAGCGCCCTCCTGCAGTGCCTGATGGGGGAGGACCGCAGCGCGGTGCGCCGGCTGATCCTCACGGCCTCCGGTGGGCCGTTCTTGGACTTGGATCCGGCCCTCTTCTCCCAGGTGACCGTGGAACAGGCGTTGGCGCACCCGAACTGGCGCATGGGCCCCAAAATCACCATCGACTCGGCGACGCTGATGAACAAGGGGCTGGAGGTAATCGAGGCGCACTGGCTTTTCGCCATGCCGGTGGCGAAGGTGGACGTGGTCATCCACCCGCAATCCATTGTGCACTCGTTGGTGGAGTTTGTGGACGGCTCGGTAAAGGCGCAACTGGGAGCGCCGGACATGCATCTACCCATCCAATTTGCCCTCACCTACCCGGAGCGCCGGCCGGGTTCGTGGCCCCGCCTTGACCTCACTCGCCACCAGCGCCTGGAATTCCGCCCGCCGGACTTGCAGCGGTTCCCATGTCTGAGTCTGGCCTACCAGGCGGCGCGCACCGGAGGGACGCTGCCGGCAGTGATGAACGCTGCCAACGAGGTGGCGGTGGCGATGTTCTTGGGGCGTAAGATTACCTTCGACCGCATCCCTCAGCTCATCGAGCAGACCATGGCAGCACACACGACCATCGCCGAGCCCAGTGTCGAGGACATCTTGGCCAGTGACGCCTGGGCGCGCGCCTACGTGGAGAGTCTTTGCCACCGGTAA
- a CDS encoding site-2 protease family protein yields MAVRILTTVVSFIFVFGILVFVHEFGHYLAARLARIRVERFYLGFDLFGLRLLRLQRKGTEYGIGLLPVGGYVKMAGFIDESLDAKATGAPDEFMSKNTWQKMYVLCAGVLMNLIFGFLVYTVLSFGVRVPQRPEGVDSRSLPPVVGEVIPGMPAALAGMAPGAEIVAVDQVPVSSWGELTARVHRAAGRPLLVTWRQGDSLITRTVVPRSSWALEGWSLRPLGLIGIGPHIAQEVVGPSRRVKPWEAVAIGFAQTSYAFRMTFASVKGLVTAQVSCSEVAGPLGIARISASSGQRVAEAVRQRRGVAEAAGQLLSLVALFSVTLALINILPVPALDGGHLVVVIVEGIRRKPLPVKVRMVIQWIGMVLIFACFLLLTYNDVMRKMP; encoded by the coding sequence ATGGCGGTAAGAATCCTCACGACGGTTGTCTCGTTCATCTTTGTCTTCGGCATACTCGTCTTTGTGCACGAGTTCGGCCACTACCTTGCGGCGCGCCTGGCCCGCATTCGTGTTGAACGGTTCTACTTGGGTTTCGACCTGTTCGGCTTGCGCCTGCTCCGCTTGCAGCGCAAGGGGACCGAGTACGGCATCGGCCTGCTGCCGGTGGGCGGCTACGTCAAGATGGCCGGGTTTATCGACGAGAGCTTGGACGCAAAAGCCACCGGCGCGCCGGACGAATTCATGTCCAAGAACACCTGGCAGAAGATGTACGTGCTCTGCGCCGGCGTGCTCATGAATCTCATCTTCGGCTTTTTGGTCTACACGGTGCTTTCTTTTGGCGTGCGGGTGCCGCAGAGGCCGGAAGGCGTGGATTCCCGCTCGCTGCCCCCGGTGGTCGGCGAGGTCATCCCTGGCATGCCGGCAGCATTAGCAGGGATGGCACCTGGGGCTGAGATAGTGGCGGTGGACCAGGTGCCGGTCTCCTCCTGGGGCGAGCTTACGGCGCGCGTGCACCGCGCTGCAGGGCGGCCTCTGCTTGTCACCTGGCGGCAGGGCGACTCGCTCATCACGCGCACCGTGGTGCCGAGAAGCTCGTGGGCTCTCGAGGGGTGGTCGCTGCGTCCCTTGGGGCTCATCGGCATCGGGCCGCATATTGCGCAGGAGGTGGTCGGTCCCTCGCGGCGCGTCAAGCCGTGGGAGGCCGTGGCCATCGGCTTTGCCCAGACCAGCTACGCCTTCCGCATGACCTTCGCCAGCGTGAAGGGGCTGGTCACGGCCCAGGTCTCTTGCAGTGAGGTGGCAGGACCTTTGGGCATCGCGCGCATCTCGGCCAGCTCTGGGCAGCGGGTGGCGGAGGCAGTGCGCCAGCGGCGCGGAGTGGCCGAAGCTGCGGGACAGCTCTTGTCGCTGGTGGCCCTGTTCAGCGTGACCCTGGCGCTCATCAACATCCTGCCGGTGCCGGCCCTGGATGGCGGCCACCTGGTGGTGGTGATCGTCGAGGGAATCCGCCGCAAGCCACTGCCGGTGAAGGTGCGCATGGTGATCCAATGGATCGGCATGGTGCTCATTTTCGCCTGCTTCTTGTTGCTCACCTACAACGACGTGATGCGCAAGATGCCGTGA
- a CDS encoding pyridoxal phosphate-dependent aminotransferase, giving the protein MRLAERMSRLGTETAFEVLAKAKALEAAGKKIIHLEIGEPDFDTPEHIKEAAIKALRDGKTGYCPAAGIKELREAIAADVGARRGLSVSPEEVVVTPGAKPIMYFVITALVDPGDEVLYPNPGFPIYESVIEFTGGKAVPIPLREERNFSFDVDEFRSLVSDKTKLIILNSPQNPTGGVLSRQDLEVIAEVAMARDICVLSDEVYSNILYEGSFVSIATLPGMRERTVILDGLSKTYAMTGWRLGYGVMPRELARHVERLTINTVSCTSHFSQYGAIAAINGPQEPVAAMVAELRRRRDYIVEALNKIKGVRCVKPQGAFYAFPNITGTGFSSKELERRLLEEAGVATLSGTAFGKYGDGYLRLSYANSLENIKTALERFAALVS; this is encoded by the coding sequence ATGAGGTTGGCAGAGCGGATGAGCAGACTGGGTACGGAAACAGCCTTCGAGGTATTGGCGAAAGCAAAGGCCCTGGAAGCGGCAGGCAAGAAGATTATCCATCTGGAGATCGGCGAGCCGGACTTTGACACGCCAGAGCACATCAAGGAGGCGGCCATCAAGGCGCTGCGCGATGGCAAGACTGGCTACTGCCCTGCGGCGGGCATCAAGGAGCTCCGCGAGGCCATCGCTGCCGATGTGGGGGCACGGCGCGGCCTTTCTGTCTCCCCGGAAGAGGTGGTGGTCACCCCAGGGGCTAAGCCGATCATGTACTTCGTCATCACCGCCCTGGTCGATCCCGGTGACGAGGTGCTCTATCCGAACCCCGGGTTTCCCATCTACGAGTCGGTGATCGAGTTCACGGGCGGCAAGGCAGTGCCGATCCCGTTGCGCGAGGAGCGCAACTTTAGCTTCGATGTGGATGAGTTTCGCTCCTTAGTGAGTGACAAGACCAAGCTCATCATCCTCAATTCGCCACAGAACCCCACCGGCGGCGTGTTGAGCCGGCAGGACCTGGAGGTGATCGCCGAGGTGGCCATGGCCCGCGACATCTGTGTCCTGTCGGACGAAGTGTACAGCAACATCCTCTACGAGGGCAGCTTCGTGAGTATCGCCACGCTGCCGGGGATGCGCGAGCGGACGGTGATTTTGGACGGCCTGTCCAAGACCTACGCCATGACCGGCTGGCGATTGGGCTACGGGGTGATGCCCCGGGAGCTGGCGCGGCACGTGGAGCGCCTGACGATCAACACGGTCTCCTGTACCTCGCACTTTAGCCAGTACGGGGCGATTGCGGCCATCAACGGGCCGCAGGAGCCGGTGGCAGCCATGGTGGCCGAATTACGCCGCCGCCGTGACTACATCGTCGAGGCGCTCAACAAGATCAAAGGGGTGAGGTGTGTGAAGCCGCAAGGGGCATTCTACGCCTTCCCGAACATCACGGGCACCGGGTTCAGCTCCAAGGAACTGGAGCGGCGCCTGTTGGAGGAGGCGGGCGTGGCGACTCTTTCCGGCACAGCCTTTGGCAAATACGGCGATGGCTACCTGCGGCTGTCCTATGCCAACTCGCTGGAGAATATCAAGACGGCTCTGGAGCGCTTTGCCGCCCTGGTCTCATGA
- the gcvT gene encoding glycine cleavage system aminomethyltransferase GcvT has product MEPKKTGLYEVHKRLNAKLVPFAGYWMPIQYTSIVSEHRRVRTTVGVFDVSHMGEFIIRGPKALEFLERMTINQVSALEINRLQYSAMCYPDGGIVDDLLVYRLPEHYMMVVNASNLEKDFAWLLDHLIKDVSLENVSDETTLLAVQGRYAQATLQKLTSLDLSKIKYYWSQRGRLAGVDMLISRTGYTGEDGFEIGFDRRYSEQVWEAVMEAGKEYQIEPIGLGARDSLRLEMKYCLYGNDIDQTTNPLEVGLGWITKLQKGDFIGREALLRVKEQGLRRKLVGFEMVEKAIPRPGYPIVKDGKQVGHVTSGTFSPSLDKGIGMGYVPTELAEVGSIFAVQIRGQEVPAVVVQTPFYKRPY; this is encoded by the coding sequence ATGGAGCCGAAGAAGACTGGCCTTTACGAGGTGCACAAGCGACTGAACGCCAAGTTGGTGCCGTTCGCCGGCTACTGGATGCCCATCCAGTACACGAGCATCGTGAGCGAGCATCGGCGCGTGCGCACCACCGTGGGCGTGTTCGACGTGTCACACATGGGGGAATTCATCATCCGCGGCCCAAAGGCGCTGGAGTTCCTGGAGCGCATGACCATCAACCAGGTGAGCGCCCTTGAGATCAACCGCCTGCAGTACTCGGCCATGTGCTACCCAGACGGCGGCATCGTCGACGACCTGTTGGTCTACCGCCTGCCTGAGCATTACATGATGGTGGTGAACGCCTCCAATCTGGAGAAGGATTTCGCCTGGCTCCTGGACCACCTGATCAAGGACGTGAGCTTAGAGAACGTCAGCGACGAGACCACGCTGTTGGCGGTGCAGGGGCGCTACGCCCAGGCCACCCTGCAAAAGTTGACGAGCCTGGACCTGAGCAAGATCAAGTACTACTGGTCACAGCGGGGCCGGCTGGCCGGAGTGGACATGCTCATCTCGCGCACCGGGTACACGGGCGAAGACGGCTTCGAGATCGGCTTCGACCGCCGCTACTCCGAGCAGGTCTGGGAGGCGGTCATGGAGGCCGGCAAGGAGTACCAGATCGAGCCGATAGGGCTGGGGGCGCGAGATAGCCTGCGCCTGGAGATGAAGTACTGCCTGTACGGCAACGACATCGACCAGACCACTAACCCGCTGGAGGTAGGCTTGGGGTGGATTACCAAGCTGCAGAAGGGCGACTTTATCGGCCGCGAAGCGCTGCTGCGGGTCAAGGAGCAGGGCCTGCGGCGCAAATTGGTCGGCTTCGAGATGGTGGAGAAGGCCATCCCGCGCCCCGGCTACCCCATTGTCAAGGATGGCAAGCAGGTGGGGCACGTGACCAGCGGCACCTTCTCGCCAAGCTTGGACAAAGGAATCGGCATGGGCTATGTGCCCACTGAGCTGGCGGAGGTGGGGAGCATCTTTGCCGTACAGATCCGGGGCCAGGAAGTGCCGGCGGTGGTGGTGCAGACGCCGTTCTACAAGAGACCGTATTGA
- a CDS encoding DNA translocase FtsK, giving the protein MKVRERDMRVVKRPRPEETVVAMRRREILGVMLIYLAVMLLLALISYHPNERPGQVSFGSARNLLGLAGAYISYFLFRYTIGYPSMVVPLLCALWGWVLLRDGSRATARRWSMHMVALAFYAAILLALPQVAIHDGDFRASELAGTLGLLLARLIVGVFGLTGCVILLIALMMLMVISATQVSIGSTLSRLGDKVRGWWQSFRKRRLVARQDAKTRTRQEELVRGALQVASAARPVTQQAPAVEAEPSPLGPAQLELAMARAQARPGMQPPPAPQPEEEEREYQFPSPELLDAPPDREVLLTREELLEDARLLETRLREFGVRGRVVEINPGPVITRYEVEPAVGVKVSQFTSLADDLALVLRARRIRIVAPIPGKAAVGIEIPNPRPATVYLREVIDSPQFQEAESVLTMAMGKTISGEIFTADLTTMPHLLIGGSTGSGKSVCLNTIIASILFKAHPSQVQLVLVDPKRLELSAYARLKEHHVTYLEGLDETVVTNAANTIAVLRSLEVEMERRYRVLNEAGVRNIEEYNQKVSRRQIKGKEGQPARPLQYVVLIIDELADLMLTAAREVEEPIARLTQMSRAVGIHLIVATQRPSVDVITGVIKANFPARIAFQVASKVDSRTIIDQNGAEQLLGRGDMLFLPAASPEPIRLHNAYISTEEISRLIDHIQRQPKVVPKFVLPAWLEEQVPGVAYRGDRERDPLFTEAARIVVTHQQGSVSILQRRLKVGYSRAARLIDELEAAGIVGPFEGAKAREVLVDEDGLAEMGLL; this is encoded by the coding sequence GTGAAAGTCAGGGAGCGCGACATGCGGGTGGTCAAGCGCCCGCGGCCGGAGGAGACGGTGGTGGCCATGCGCCGCAGGGAAATCCTGGGCGTGATGCTCATCTACTTGGCGGTCATGCTCCTGTTGGCCTTGATCTCTTATCACCCCAATGAGCGCCCGGGCCAGGTGAGCTTTGGCTCGGCGCGCAACTTGCTCGGGTTGGCTGGGGCGTACATTTCCTACTTTCTCTTCCGCTACACCATTGGCTACCCGTCGATGGTGGTGCCGCTGCTCTGTGCGCTGTGGGGATGGGTGCTGCTCCGCGACGGCTCCCGCGCCACGGCCAGGCGCTGGAGCATGCACATGGTCGCCTTAGCCTTCTACGCGGCAATCCTGCTCGCCCTTCCCCAGGTGGCCATACACGACGGCGACTTTCGCGCCAGCGAACTGGCCGGTACCTTGGGCCTGCTCCTGGCCCGCCTGATCGTTGGGGTATTCGGCCTCACCGGCTGTGTCATTCTGCTCATCGCCCTGATGATGCTCATGGTGATCTCCGCCACGCAGGTGAGCATAGGCAGTACCTTGTCGCGGTTGGGCGACAAGGTGAGGGGGTGGTGGCAGTCATTCAGGAAACGTCGTCTCGTCGCTCGTCAGGATGCGAAGACGCGCACCCGGCAAGAGGAGCTGGTCAGGGGGGCGCTGCAGGTGGCCTCCGCTGCGCGGCCAGTCACCCAGCAGGCGCCGGCGGTAGAAGCCGAACCGTCTCCTTTAGGGCCGGCGCAGTTGGAGCTGGCGATGGCCAGGGCGCAGGCCCGCCCCGGAATGCAGCCACCGCCCGCGCCACAGCCTGAGGAGGAGGAACGCGAGTACCAGTTCCCGAGCCCCGAGCTCCTGGACGCACCTCCTGACCGCGAGGTGTTGCTCACCCGTGAGGAGCTGTTGGAGGACGCGCGCCTTCTGGAGACCCGGTTGCGTGAGTTCGGCGTGCGCGGGCGCGTGGTGGAGATCAACCCCGGCCCGGTGATCACCCGCTACGAGGTGGAGCCGGCCGTAGGGGTGAAGGTCAGCCAGTTCACCAGCCTTGCCGATGACCTGGCCTTAGTGCTGCGCGCGCGCCGCATCCGCATTGTCGCGCCCATCCCAGGCAAGGCGGCCGTGGGCATCGAAATCCCCAACCCCAGGCCGGCCACGGTCTACTTGCGCGAAGTCATCGATTCGCCGCAGTTCCAGGAGGCGGAATCGGTGCTCACCATGGCCATGGGCAAGACCATCTCCGGCGAGATCTTCACCGCCGATCTGACCACCATGCCGCACCTGCTCATCGGCGGCTCCACCGGTTCCGGAAAAAGCGTATGCCTGAATACCATCATCGCCAGCATCCTGTTCAAGGCGCACCCGTCGCAGGTGCAGTTGGTGCTGGTAGACCCCAAGCGCTTGGAGCTGAGCGCCTACGCGCGTCTCAAGGAGCACCACGTCACCTATTTGGAGGGTCTGGATGAGACGGTGGTGACCAACGCCGCCAACACCATCGCCGTGCTGCGCAGCTTGGAGGTGGAGATGGAGCGCCGCTACCGGGTGCTCAACGAGGCCGGGGTGCGCAACATCGAGGAGTACAACCAGAAGGTGAGCAGGCGTCAGATCAAGGGAAAGGAGGGGCAGCCGGCCCGTCCGCTGCAGTATGTGGTACTGATCATCGATGAGCTTGCCGACCTGATGCTCACCGCAGCGCGCGAGGTGGAGGAGCCCATCGCCCGCCTGACGCAGATGAGCCGCGCCGTGGGCATTCACCTCATCGTGGCCACGCAGCGGCCGTCGGTGGATGTGATTACCGGGGTCATCAAGGCGAACTTTCCGGCGCGCATCGCCTTCCAGGTGGCCTCCAAGGTGGACTCGCGCACGATTATCGACCAGAACGGCGCGGAGCAGTTGCTTGGGCGCGGCGACATGCTCTTCTTGCCGGCGGCCTCTCCCGAGCCTATTCGCTTGCACAACGCCTACATCTCCACCGAGGAGATTTCGCGGCTCATCGATCACATCCAGCGGCAGCCGAAAGTGGTGCCCAAGTTCGTGCTGCCGGCCTGGCTGGAGGAGCAGGTGCCGGGAGTCGCCTACCGCGGCGACCGGGAGCGGGACCCCCTGTTTACGGAGGCGGCGCGCATCGTGGTCACCCACCAGCAGGGCTCGGTCTCCATTCTGCAGCGGCGACTGAAAGTGGGGTATTCGCGGGCGGCACGGCTCATCGATGAGTTGGAGGCGGCCGGCATCGTCGGGCCGTTCGAAGGGGCGAAGGCCCGCGAGGTGTTAGTGGACGAAGACGGCTTGGCGGAGATGGGGTTGCTTTAG
- a CDS encoding 2-phosphosulfolactate phosphatase produces MKVDVCLVPGELNYCQVANRAVVVIDVLRASTTIVTALAHGCRAIIPVEEVEQAKRIAATIGDQHVLLGGERGGVRIDGFALGNSPREYRGANLRDSTVVFTTTNGSRLFRMVQNGAPVLVGALVNAGAVAQALVQEGGDAVLVCAGREGRFSAEDCFCAGLLLHRLRQLLPGQVELSDAAQATGRFFSARQSALKVLQGGEHGRFLATIGFGQDIPVCAEVDAYQIVPQYADGVIRTRRR; encoded by the coding sequence GTGAAGGTTGACGTCTGTCTTGTGCCCGGGGAGCTCAATTACTGCCAGGTGGCGAATCGAGCGGTGGTGGTGATCGACGTGCTGCGCGCCAGCACGACCATCGTTACGGCGCTGGCGCATGGCTGTCGAGCGATAATCCCAGTGGAGGAGGTAGAGCAAGCCAAGCGCATCGCCGCCACCATCGGCGACCAGCACGTGCTGCTGGGCGGAGAGCGCGGCGGCGTGCGCATCGATGGTTTTGCGCTGGGCAATTCGCCGCGGGAGTACCGTGGCGCCAACCTGCGGGACAGCACCGTGGTGTTTACCACCACCAACGGCTCGCGCCTGTTTCGCATGGTGCAAAATGGTGCGCCGGTGCTGGTGGGAGCACTGGTCAATGCCGGGGCGGTGGCGCAGGCCTTGGTACAGGAAGGAGGCGACGCCGTGCTGGTCTGTGCTGGCCGGGAAGGACGTTTTTCTGCGGAGGACTGCTTCTGCGCCGGGCTGCTTTTGCATCGCCTGCGGCAGCTCTTGCCCGGCCAGGTGGAGCTCAGCGACGCGGCGCAGGCGACGGGACGCTTCTTTTCGGCGCGGCAAAGCGCGCTGAAGGTGCTGCAAGGGGGCGAGCACGGCCGTTTCCTGGCGACCATCGGCTTTGGGCAGGACATCCCCGTCTGCGCGGAGGTGGACGCCTACCAGATCGTGCCCCAATATGCGGACGGGGTCATTCGGACGCGCCGGCGGTAG